In Kaistella faecalis, a genomic segment contains:
- a CDS encoding YopX family protein — MKDLQRHFTGIKDKNNNKIFVGDILRVTYGNADSNFSENELVICKDGKFLLDHEDGQSTFDSPHFSLEVIGTLKDNPELYNDNFRISFDSD, encoded by the coding sequence ATGAAGGATTTACAGAGACATTTTACGGGCATTAAGGATAAGAACAATAATAAGATATTTGTAGGCGACATCCTGCGGGTAACATATGGCAATGCGGATTCAAACTTTTCTGAAAATGAACTGGTAATTTGTAAAGACGGAAAATTTCTGCTTGATCATGAGGATGGACAATCCACCTTCGATTCACCACATTTTTCCTTAGAAGTAATTGGAACACTGAAAGACAATCCTGAACTGTACAATGACAATTTCCGAATCTCATTTGACAGCGATTAG